One window from the genome of Cyanobacteriota bacterium encodes:
- a CDS encoding S-adenosylmethionine decarboxylase has protein sequence MMKTHIILDFYKTDRDVMAKTANLKIAIDKALVKLGVSLNKDNYIQFEPEGVTATIIADGFHFSIHTWPEYHSCAIDLYTDRKADFASELAEALEFEFNAAEHDMKVLRRGPSLLS, from the coding sequence ATGATGAAAACACATATAATTTTAGATTTTTACAAGACTGATAGAGATGTTATGGCAAAGACGGCTAATTTGAAAATAGCTATTGATAAAGCCTTGGTTAAATTAGGCGTGAGCCTTAATAAAGACAACTATATTCAATTTGAGCCTGAAGGAGTTACTGCGACTATCATTGCTGATGGTTTCCATTTTAGTATTCATACTTGGCCAGAATATCATTCTTGTGCCATTGATCTTTATACTGATCGTAAAGCTGATTTTGCTAGCGAACTCGCTGAGGCATTGGAGTTTGAATTCAATGCTGCTGAACACGACATGAAGGTCTTGCGCCGAGGACCTTCATTATTAAGCTAA
- the rplM gene encoding 50S ribosomal protein L13 encodes MSLPQSLRNTKTFTKHEVTRKWRLIDAEGKILGRLATEIANALRGKDKPEFSPNQDVGDFIVVINADKIKVSGAKETDKLYHRHTGFIGGHKTETLASLRQRRPNEIIRRAVKGMLPHNRLSERLITKLNIYSGTEHPHEAQLAA; translated from the coding sequence ATGTCTCTCCCACAATCACTTAGAAACACCAAGACTTTCACCAAACACGAGGTAACTCGCAAATGGAGACTGATTGACGCAGAAGGTAAAATCCTTGGCCGCCTGGCTACAGAAATTGCTAATGCATTAAGAGGCAAAGACAAACCAGAGTTTAGCCCTAATCAAGATGTTGGTGACTTTATTGTTGTTATCAACGCAGACAAAATCAAAGTGAGTGGAGCAAAAGAAACAGACAAGCTTTATCACAGACACACTGGATTTATAGGTGGTCACAAAACTGAAACACTTGCAAGTCTTCGTCAAAGAAGACCGAACGAAATTATTAGAAGAGCCGTTAAAGGAATGCTTCCACACAATAGATTGAGCGAAAGATTAATCACCAAACTCAACATCTATAGTGGAACAGAACACCCTCACGAGGCACAATTGGCAGCATAG
- the rpsI gene encoding 30S ribosomal protein S9, translating into MRKSQENQIVTGKRKRAIARVRIKSGEGKVIVNGKHSFEEYFGARESLKKRFLAPFEMTGNLNKLDIFVNVKGGGKVGQADALASAVAKALSVHKEGNRTVLKAAGMLTRDSRIKESKKYGRKKARKRFQFSKR; encoded by the coding sequence ATGAGAAAATCACAAGAGAACCAAATAGTTACCGGCAAACGCAAAAGAGCAATCGCACGCGTAAGAATCAAGTCGGGAGAAGGTAAAGTAATCGTAAACGGCAAACATAGTTTTGAAGAATACTTCGGCGCCAGAGAATCACTCAAGAAGAGATTTTTGGCTCCATTTGAAATGACTGGCAACTTAAATAAATTAGATATTTTTGTTAATGTCAAAGGTGGCGGCAAGGTTGGACAAGCAGACGCGCTAGCTTCAGCAGTAGCCAAAGCACTTTCAGTTCACAAAGAAGGCAACCGTACTGTTCTTAAAGCAGCAGGAATGCTAACTAGAGATTCAAGAATCAAAGAGTCTAAGAAATACGGTCGCAAGAAAGCCCGTAAGAGATTCCAGTTTTCTAAGAGATAG
- a CDS encoding MgtC/SapB family protein — protein MGHDLSLAFLAVHLDLYFFVQVVVLLVCTGLIGFERQISKKPAGIRTSILIGLGSMLFVKYSIIAGQDVGAMNADPARVMGQVVTGIGFLGAGTIMNREGLVAGLTTASTIWVEAAIGVIIALGYFLDALIFSIIVIFILQIVSKVEVWLRLAKRVKGSGRVREGVAKHPPIDQS, from the coding sequence ATGGGCCATGACCTTTCACTTGCTTTTCTTGCTGTTCATTTAGACTTGTATTTTTTTGTGCAAGTAGTTGTTCTGCTTGTTTGTACTGGTCTGATTGGTTTTGAAAGACAAATCAGTAAAAAACCAGCGGGTATTAGAACCTCGATATTAATTGGGCTTGGCTCAATGCTTTTTGTTAAATACAGTATTATTGCAGGACAAGATGTTGGGGCCATGAATGCTGATCCAGCTAGAGTTATGGGTCAAGTGGTCACTGGGATTGGTTTTCTTGGCGCTGGTACTATTATGAACCGTGAAGGGCTAGTAGCAGGTTTGACTACAGCTTCAACAATTTGGGTGGAAGCTGCTATTGGGGTAATTATTGCGCTTGGCTATTTTTTAGATGCGCTTATATTTTCTATAATTGTCATTTTTATTTTGCAGATAGTAAGCAAAGTCGAGGTCTGGCTAAGACTAGCTAAGCGAGTCAAAGGCAGTGGTAGAGTGCGCGAGGGCGTTGCTAAGCATCCTCCTATAGATCAGTCATAA
- a CDS encoding polyribonucleotide nucleotidyltransferase, with product MSKEKKIEFKVGDKDVTVSTGKLAKQATSSVEIRCKNTVLLVTVTASEQPREGIDFFPLMVDFEEKLYSVGRIPGSYMRREGRASDKAVLICRLIDRPARPLFKEGYRNDVHVVILTLSVDPEVPPDTLGMLGAGFALQLAGLPFDGPFGAVRVAFDEDRNFIINPSEEAQIASDLDIVVSGTADSIMMVEAGANFVEDDKVVDAIAFAHEEIKKQVAKINEFAEMVGVTILPFEAPVANAKLIEIIETNARKDLEASMVNATKAKRKEFVTAAKEKVKAAIEALGEDNELATYTKENKNALGDEMKQFEKRLLRKQIKETKVRADGRDPTQVRPISVEAGRLPIVHGDGLFTRGDTQVMSIATLATERMSRGLDGIDSETEKYYMHNYNFPAWSVGEVRPNRGPGRREIGHGALGERAIIAALPNREDFAYAIRVVSEILESAGSTSMAATCASSLALFDAGVPMKCAVAGIAMGLIQEGGESIVLTDIHELEDFLGDMDFKVAGNEDGISALQMDIKIKGIAIETLRRAIAQAKDARLHILGKMNEIIPEPRSTLRGNAPRITTTTVPKDKIGAVIGPGGKNIKWIIEATGAEVNINDEGVVNIYYTEDGAGELAKEYVEISANGVKAGKVYEGEVVKVLDGVGAIVEMVAGASGLVHISQIAQERVEDLNKYVKVGDKVKVRVQGTDSRGRTSLSMKEVDHPPKEAREEATAA from the coding sequence ATGTCAAAAGAAAAGAAAATTGAATTTAAAGTCGGGGATAAAGACGTAACAGTAAGTACAGGTAAGTTAGCTAAACAAGCAACTAGCTCTGTAGAAATTAGATGTAAAAATACAGTCTTGTTAGTAACAGTGACTGCAAGCGAACAACCAAGAGAAGGAATTGATTTCTTCCCGTTAATGGTTGACTTCGAAGAAAAATTATACTCAGTGGGTAGAATTCCGGGCAGTTACATGCGCCGTGAAGGTAGAGCCTCTGACAAAGCGGTTTTGATTTGTCGTTTAATAGACAGACCGGCTAGACCTTTATTTAAAGAAGGTTACCGCAATGACGTTCATGTGGTGATCCTTACTTTAAGTGTTGACCCAGAAGTACCACCTGATACTCTTGGAATGCTTGGTGCGGGTTTCGCGCTTCAGCTTGCTGGTTTACCTTTCGATGGACCTTTTGGTGCAGTGCGTGTTGCTTTTGACGAAGATCGCAACTTCATCATCAACCCATCTGAGGAAGCGCAAATCGCTTCTGACTTAGATATCGTTGTATCTGGTACTGCTGATTCAATTATGATGGTTGAAGCTGGTGCCAACTTTGTTGAAGATGACAAAGTAGTTGATGCAATTGCATTCGCTCATGAAGAAATCAAAAAACAAGTAGCCAAGATTAATGAGTTTGCTGAAATGGTTGGAGTTACTATATTACCTTTTGAAGCGCCTGTAGCTAACGCTAAATTAATTGAGATTATAGAAACCAATGCTAGAAAGGATCTTGAGGCTTCTATGGTCAATGCTACTAAAGCTAAACGCAAGGAATTTGTAACAGCTGCCAAAGAAAAAGTCAAAGCTGCTATTGAAGCACTTGGTGAAGACAATGAGCTTGCTACTTACACCAAAGAAAACAAAAATGCTCTTGGTGATGAGATGAAGCAATTTGAAAAACGTTTACTTCGTAAACAAATCAAAGAAACTAAAGTCAGAGCTGATGGTAGAGATCCAACGCAAGTGAGACCTATCAGCGTTGAAGCTGGACGTTTACCTATCGTACATGGTGATGGTTTATTTACTCGCGGCGACACTCAAGTAATGTCTATTGCGACACTGGCTACAGAGCGCATGAGCAGAGGACTTGATGGAATCGATAGCGAGACTGAAAAGTACTACATGCACAACTACAACTTTCCTGCTTGGTCAGTTGGTGAGGTTCGTCCTAACCGTGGTCCTGGAAGAAGAGAAATTGGTCATGGTGCTTTAGGCGAGAGAGCTATTATTGCTGCACTTCCTAATCGTGAAGATTTTGCTTATGCAATTCGCGTAGTCTCTGAGATTCTTGAATCAGCTGGTTCAACTTCAATGGCTGCAACTTGCGCTTCTTCACTAGCTCTATTTGATGCTGGTGTACCAATGAAGTGTGCTGTTGCTGGTATTGCAATGGGCTTAATTCAAGAAGGCGGTGAAAGCATCGTACTGACTGATATTCATGAGCTTGAGGATTTCCTTGGCGATATGGACTTTAAAGTAGCTGGTAACGAAGATGGTATTTCTGCTCTGCAAATGGATATCAAAATCAAAGGTATTGCTATTGAGACTCTTCGTAGAGCAATTGCTCAAGCGAAAGATGCTAGATTGCATATCCTTGGTAAGATGAATGAAATCATTCCTGAGCCAAGAAGCACACTTAGAGGAAACGCTCCGCGTATCACTACTACAACTGTCCCTAAAGACAAAATTGGTGCGGTGATTGGACCTGGTGGTAAAAACATCAAGTGGATCATTGAAGCGACTGGTGCTGAAGTGAACATCAACGACGAAGGTGTAGTTAATATTTATTACACAGAAGACGGTGCTGGTGAGCTTGCTAAGGAATACGTTGAGATCTCTGCCAATGGTGTTAAAGCCGGTAAGGTTTACGAGGGTGAAGTAGTCAAGGTACTAGACGGTGTTGGAGCTATCGTAGAGATGGTTGCTGGCGCTTCTGGACTTGTACATATCTCTCAAATCGCTCAAGAGCGAGTAGAAGACCTGAACAAATATGTTAAAGTCGGAGATAAGGTCAAGGTCAGAGTACAAGGCACTGACTCTCGCGGACGTACATCACTTTCGATGAAAGAGGTTGACCATCCTCCAAAAGAGGCTAGAGAAGAAGCTACTGCTGCTTAA
- the rpsO gene encoding 30S ribosomal protein S15, whose amino-acid sequence MPITKEQKQSCIDKHGDNPKDTGKTEVQVAILTTDIAQLTEHLKLNKKDMNSKRGLYLKVGKRKKLINYLKNKDVTRYRELIATLGLRK is encoded by the coding sequence ATGCCAATTACCAAAGAACAAAAACAGAGCTGCATTGACAAGCATGGAGATAATCCCAAAGACACTGGTAAGACAGAAGTGCAAGTTGCCATTCTAACTACAGATATTGCTCAATTAACAGAGCATCTTAAACTGAACAAAAAAGATATGAACAGCAAACGCGGTTTATATCTCAAAGTAGGTAAAAGAAAAAAATTAATTAACTACCTCAAGAACAAAGATGTCACAAGATACAGAGAACTTATCGCGACACTTGGCTTAAGAAAGTAG
- the cdd gene encoding cytidine deaminase encodes MKKLIISLFILFTASSCSKQPVTCMIPTEMQETNYQELSPKYQELVDAAQEVLKNSYNPYSKFFVGAAVLAEDGTIISGTNFENAAYGSTICAERAAILRANSMGYRKLKAIAIIGRGQDFEMAEVISPCGSCRQVIYEVSELSNQPMDVLMSNTTKDKIVISSINQLLPMAFGPKDLGVDLAKY; translated from the coding sequence ATGAAGAAATTAATTATTAGCTTGTTCATTTTGTTTACTGCAAGTTCTTGCAGCAAGCAGCCTGTGACGTGTATGATTCCAACAGAGATGCAAGAAACAAATTATCAAGAGCTAAGTCCAAAATATCAAGAACTAGTGGATGCCGCTCAAGAAGTACTCAAAAATTCTTATAACCCCTATTCCAAGTTTTTTGTTGGTGCAGCTGTTTTGGCAGAAGACGGCACTATCATCTCAGGTACCAATTTTGAAAACGCAGCTTACGGTTCCACTATCTGCGCTGAGCGAGCAGCGATACTTAGAGCAAACTCAATGGGTTATCGCAAGCTCAAAGCAATTGCAATTATCGGACGCGGTCAAGATTTTGAAATGGCAGAAGTGATTTCACCTTGCGGCTCGTGCAGGCAAGTGATTTATGAAGTCTCCGAACTTTCTAATCAACCGATGGATGTGTTGATGTCTAATACTACAAAAGACAAAATAGTAATTAGTTCTATAAATCAATTATTGCCGATGGCTTTTGGACCAAAGGATCTTGGTGTGGATCTAGCTAAGTATTAA
- a CDS encoding HAD family hydrolase translates to MKPNFSQNIIALVWDFDKTLIPYYMQKPLFQHYNVDDLQFWAEVNQLPAFYRQQGVTMSPDTAYLNHILSYVKKGKFAGLSNSKLRELGGGLDFFPGLPEFFHELSNIAQAEEEYAKFDIKVEHYIVSTGLTEVIRGSILSDLVKGIWGCEFIEQEGQIDSIAYQIDNTTKTRALFEINKGVNVHPEDISVNQSMTDADRRVPFENMIYIADGPSDIPAFSVVRKNNGKGFAVYNKDNIKSFKQAKQLLEDNRVDMFGEADYRPGTITNLWLREQIQTIADRIVSDKKSKLRETRESVPHHLN, encoded by the coding sequence ATGAAGCCCAATTTTAGCCAAAATATAATCGCCCTAGTCTGGGATTTTGATAAAACTCTTATCCCTTATTACATGCAAAAACCATTGTTTCAACATTACAATGTTGATGATCTGCAGTTTTGGGCTGAGGTTAATCAATTGCCGGCATTCTATCGTCAGCAAGGCGTGACCATGAGTCCTGACACGGCTTACTTGAATCATATTCTTAGTTATGTGAAGAAAGGCAAGTTTGCTGGATTATCTAACAGTAAACTGAGAGAGCTGGGTGGAGGCCTTGATTTCTTTCCGGGGCTGCCAGAGTTTTTTCATGAGCTTAGCAACATCGCTCAGGCAGAGGAAGAATATGCCAAGTTTGATATCAAAGTAGAGCACTATATAGTTAGCACTGGGCTGACCGAAGTGATTCGCGGCTCTATTTTAAGTGACCTGGTTAAAGGAATTTGGGGTTGTGAGTTTATAGAGCAAGAAGGACAGATTGATAGCATTGCTTATCAAATTGACAACACGACTAAAACTAGAGCTCTTTTTGAAATTAACAAAGGTGTGAATGTTCATCCCGAGGATATCAGCGTAAACCAGTCAATGACAGATGCTGACAGGCGCGTACCATTTGAAAATATGATTTATATTGCAGACGGACCAAGTGATATCCCAGCATTTTCAGTAGTACGTAAAAATAACGGTAAGGGTTTTGCTGTTTATAACAAAGACAATATCAAATCATTTAAGCAAGCCAAGCAATTATTGGAAGACAATCGGGTAGATATGTTTGGAGAGGCTGATTATCGTCCTGGTACTATTACCAACCTTTGGCTTCGTGAACAGATTCAAACTATCGCCGATAGGATTGTTTCTGATAAAAAATCAAAACTCAGAGAGACAAGAGAGTCTGTGCCACACCACCTCAACTAA
- a CDS encoding fatty acid desaturase, translating into MKSSTPIQVTEIGWINVVFLGLSPLVAAFGLWYWIKTASFNWHTIVLTLIFTTIIQVSITAGYHRLFSHRCYQAAWPVRLFFLIFGAAAFEGSALGWSLDHRQHHNHIDDKEKDPSAITKGFFWAHMGWLFFKPLEGRRNEDNAGDLLEDPLVVWQNKYWLVSGVLAGYILPAVIAWSWHDFFGGLFIAGFLRAVINHHSTFLINSLSHCFGKQTYSDKHSARDNLLTAILTFGEGYHNYHHEFSSDYRNGPRLFDWDPTKWIIKGLSVIGLTSHLKIIREEIIVRKRWQMTEKTLLQKLQKHNPVIVDNEWKALDQLKEKIESAFKHLTNLRNQYQAIKKAGESLLAQEVKSLNQEIAKAREQFFDSLKAWHHSQDILQNKVLLVMSL; encoded by the coding sequence ATGAAATCATCAACCCCAATTCAAGTCACAGAAATTGGTTGGATCAACGTAGTGTTTCTCGGCTTGTCCCCACTAGTAGCAGCCTTTGGCTTATGGTATTGGATAAAAACAGCAAGCTTTAATTGGCACACAATTGTTCTAACTCTAATTTTTACAACAATAATTCAAGTGAGTATCACTGCAGGATACCATCGTCTATTTTCACATCGATGTTATCAAGCAGCTTGGCCAGTCAGGTTGTTCTTTTTGATTTTTGGTGCTGCGGCTTTTGAAGGCTCAGCATTAGGCTGGTCACTAGATCATCGTCAACATCATAATCACATTGATGATAAAGAAAAAGATCCCTCTGCAATTACCAAAGGTTTCTTTTGGGCGCATATGGGTTGGTTATTTTTCAAACCATTGGAAGGTAGACGTAATGAAGACAATGCTGGTGATCTATTAGAAGATCCTCTTGTAGTATGGCAAAACAAGTATTGGTTAGTTAGCGGTGTCTTGGCTGGTTATATTTTGCCAGCGGTCATTGCCTGGTCTTGGCATGATTTTTTTGGAGGTCTTTTTATTGCTGGGTTTCTTCGAGCCGTTATTAATCATCATTCCACATTCTTGATCAATTCATTATCACATTGCTTTGGCAAACAAACCTACTCTGACAAACACAGTGCTCGTGACAATTTACTTACCGCTATTCTCACTTTTGGTGAAGGCTATCATAATTATCATCATGAATTTTCTTCTGATTACCGTAATGGCCCAAGATTGTTTGATTGGGATCCTACCAAATGGATCATCAAAGGTCTTTCAGTCATTGGTTTAACAAGTCATTTGAAAATAATAAGAGAAGAAATCATCGTTCGCAAACGCTGGCAAATGACCGAGAAGACTTTGCTTCAAAAACTACAAAAACACAATCCTGTGATTGTTGATAATGAATGGAAAGCTCTCGATCAGCTCAAAGAAAAAATAGAGTCTGCTTTTAAACATTTGACCAATCTAAGGAATCAATATCAAGCTATCAAAAAAGCTGGTGAGAGTCTACTTGCACAAGAAGTCAAAAGCCTCAATCAAGAAATTGCAAAAGCGCGCGAACAATTCTTTGACTCTCTCAAAGCCTGGCATCATAGTCAAGACATCCTGCAAAACAAAGTTTTGCTAGTGATGTCGCTTTAA
- a CDS encoding DUF423 domain-containing protein gives MTSLDLFWIFLIALLLFCGNIYAYAISGSKSFGLIAPFGGISLMLGWAYLIYIAIKS, from the coding sequence TTGACTTCATTAGACTTGTTTTGGATTTTCTTAATTGCTTTGCTTTTATTCTGTGGCAATATCTATGCCTATGCAATTAGTGGCAGCAAATCCTTTGGTTTGATTGCTCCATTTGGTGGCATTAGTCTAATGCTTGGTTGGGCTTATTTAATTTATATAGCAATAAAGTCTTAA
- a CDS encoding peroxiredoxin, whose amino-acid sequence MPISKILLATLIIVPILFACNKGDSGMTANTLITAPDFSLIDENNQTHTLSDYKDQYVLIYFYPKDDTPGCTKEACSIRDSIHRFESKNIKVFGISSDSPASHKKFKNKYQLPFTLLSDQKKEVAKLYHADGILLKRISYLIAPGGTILKHYPDVSPSSHAGDILDDFDAL is encoded by the coding sequence ATGCCAATCAGCAAAATACTTTTAGCTACTTTGATTATCGTACCTATTTTATTTGCTTGCAACAAAGGAGATTCCGGAATGACAGCAAATACTTTAATCACAGCCCCAGACTTTAGTTTAATTGATGAGAATAATCAAACACATACTTTGTCTGACTACAAAGACCAATACGTTCTGATTTATTTTTATCCTAAAGACGACACCCCAGGTTGTACTAAGGAGGCTTGTTCTATCAGGGATTCAATCCATCGCTTTGAAAGCAAAAATATCAAAGTCTTTGGTATAAGTTCTGATAGTCCAGCAAGTCACAAGAAATTCAAAAATAAATATCAACTGCCGTTTACTTTATTGTCAGATCAAAAAAAAGAAGTGGCTAAGCTCTACCATGCTGATGGAATATTATTAAAAAGAATCTCTTACCTAATTGCACCTGGTGGCACCATCCTCAAGCATTATCCAGATGTCAGCCCAAGCAGCCATGCCGGTGACATTCTTGATGATTTTGATGCGCTTTAA
- a CDS encoding methyltransferase domain-containing protein → MDCRICHKAISKTTTLKNGRRYFHCEHCLFIGMDQEFFLDAQTEKARYDLHHNSIDDQGYVKMLETFIKEAISPYQVQRILDYGSGPNPVLAELLGRQSYQVEIYDPCYAINNFSEASFDLLCATEVVEHFYDPMQEFPKMLKLLKPLGYLSLMTRFSPSYDEFKSWFYKDDSTHTSFYSLKTFEYIALELGLQIVNYREPDLIVLQKRL, encoded by the coding sequence GTGGATTGCCGAATTTGTCACAAAGCCATCAGTAAAACTACGACTTTGAAGAATGGTCGTCGCTACTTTCATTGCGAGCATTGTTTGTTTATTGGAATGGATCAGGAGTTTTTTTTGGATGCTCAAACAGAGAAAGCTCGTTATGATCTTCATCACAACAGTATTGATGATCAAGGCTATGTAAAGATGCTTGAGACCTTTATTAAAGAAGCAATTAGTCCTTATCAAGTGCAACGGATTCTTGATTATGGTTCCGGTCCAAATCCAGTACTAGCTGAACTTTTGGGCAGGCAATCATATCAAGTAGAGATTTATGACCCTTGCTACGCAATAAATAATTTCTCTGAAGCAAGTTTTGATTTGCTTTGTGCCACAGAAGTAGTGGAGCATTTTTATGATCCAATGCAAGAATTTCCGAAGATGCTTAAGTTGTTAAAACCATTGGGCTATTTATCCTTGATGACTCGTTTTAGTCCAAGTTATGATGAATTCAAGTCTTGGTTTTATAAGGATGACTCAACTCATACTTCGTTTTATTCTTTGAAGACATTTGAGTACATAGCTCTTGAGCTTGGCTTGCAGATTGTTAATTATCGTGAGCCAGATCTTATTGTTCTGCAGAAGCGGTTATAA
- a CDS encoding CoA-binding protein, producing MKIRKVVVIGASNKTDRYSYQAVKLLAEMGYQPIPVHPKLKEILGINVCPSMRHLAKQSFASDVALTKVANATNVESCFKDNADFCSKSIESIVETEIDTIAVYVNPEISSGLIEQIIQVKPRRVIFNPNTENPELASKLAAAGIETIEACTLVMLRTGQF from the coding sequence ATGAAAATTAGAAAAGTAGTTGTAATAGGAGCTTCGAATAAAACAGATAGATATTCATATCAGGCTGTTAAGTTACTTGCTGAGATGGGCTATCAGCCTATTCCGGTTCATCCTAAGTTAAAAGAAATACTTGGCATTAATGTCTGCCCAAGTATGAGACATCTTGCAAAACAAAGTTTTGCTAGTGATGTCGCTTTAACAAAGGTAGCAAACGCAACGAATGTTGAGAGTTGCTTTAAGGATAATGCCGACTTTTGCAGTAAGTCTATTGAATCTATTGTGGAGACAGAGATAGATACTATTGCAGTTTATGTCAATCCTGAAATATCCTCGGGCTTAATTGAGCAAATTATTCAAGTCAAGCCAAGACGAGTTATTTTCAACCCCAATACAGAAAACCCGGAACTTGCTTCTAAGTTAGCAGCAGCAGGTATTGAAACTATCGAAGCTTGTACTTTGGTTATGCTGCGCACTGGACAGTTTTAG
- a CDS encoding alpha/beta fold hydrolase has translation MVEIISKYQVPHSIFKNAFVNTSFARLFRPVKEVHYQREKLPTPDGDFIDLDWSCVNSGSLVVLCHGFESSSKRIYVQSVVNALNAANYDVVVFNYRGCSGDLSKTYLIEVGQQEDMDVVIDKIIGEANYQKIHLVGYSTGGNVVLRYLGLGANAVSDRLASAYVVSPTLDLTTTIAELHEPKNRAYLFGFLIMLCKRLWQFRYNLPYDLDIFDLFKVRSFPDFFERFQKQYEKKTFAEYLEWNSSYKLIKDIAIPTAILLAKDDPFVDYDSYPFEAATENDNITLELSDYGGHVGFVDFDDGLFYSESRMLEYLAA, from the coding sequence ATGGTCGAAATCATTTCAAAATACCAAGTACCTCATTCAATATTTAAAAACGCGTTTGTTAATACCTCATTTGCTAGATTATTTAGACCAGTCAAAGAAGTACATTATCAAAGAGAAAAGCTGCCTACACCCGACGGTGATTTTATTGACCTTGATTGGTCTTGCGTTAATTCTGGATCACTAGTAGTTCTTTGTCATGGTTTTGAAAGTTCTTCCAAACGCATATATGTTCAGTCTGTTGTTAATGCTTTAAATGCAGCAAACTATGATGTTGTAGTTTTTAATTATCGAGGTTGTAGTGGCGATCTTAGTAAGACTTATTTGATTGAAGTTGGTCAACAAGAAGATATGGACGTGGTCATCGACAAGATTATTGGTGAAGCTAATTATCAAAAAATTCATCTGGTTGGTTACAGTACTGGTGGCAATGTCGTTTTGCGTTATCTTGGCTTGGGAGCCAATGCTGTCAGTGACAGGCTTGCGAGCGCCTATGTGGTTTCGCCAACCCTTGACTTGACAACAACTATTGCTGAGTTGCATGAACCAAAGAATAGGGCTTACTTATTTGGTTTTTTGATTATGCTTTGTAAGAGACTTTGGCAGTTTAGATACAATCTTCCTTATGATCTCGATATTTTTGACTTATTTAAAGTCAGAAGCTTCCCTGATTTTTTTGAACGCTTTCAAAAACAATATGAGAAGAAGACTTTTGCTGAATATTTGGAATGGAACAGCTCTTATAAACTAATTAAAGACATTGCTATACCTACAGCAATTTTGTTAGCAAAGGACGATCCTTTTGTTGATTATGATTCTTATCCATTTGAAGCTGCTACTGAAAATGACAATATCACTCTTGAATTAAGTGACTATGGCGGGCATGTAGGTTTTGTTGATTTTGATGATGGTTTGTTTTACTCAGAATCTCGGATGTTAGAGTATTTGGCAGCTTAA